From a region of the Aeoliella mucimassa genome:
- a CDS encoding DUF2281 domain-containing protein, with protein MSAISIEHLARQIEQLTPAERERLEQVLQEHANKVRNGEPSSMVQAGWAKGLVMSDDFDEPLEDFREYAE; from the coding sequence ATGAGCGCAATTTCGATAGAACATCTGGCCAGGCAGATTGAGCAGCTAACTCCTGCGGAGCGTGAGCGGCTTGAGCAAGTATTGCAAGAGCATGCAAACAAGGTCCGCAACGGCGAGCCGTCTAGCATGGTGCAGGCGGGCTGGGCGAAGGGGCTTGTGATGAGCGACGACTTCGACGAGCCGCTGGAAGACTTTCGGGAGTATGCCGAGTAG
- the polX gene encoding DNA polymerase/3'-5' exonuclease PolX, whose product MDNREIAAVFEKMADLLEFQGANPFRVRAYRNGSRRLQDLPDSIAVLVEQESDLTKLDGIGKDLAEKIATLVKTGSLPQLEELLAEIPEGVLALMRIPGLGPKKASVIYKELGVETLEQLREACEAEKVRDLKGFGAKTEKTIMDGIALAERAGERVYWATADEIVQRIHEHLQNCKAVEQLAVAGSYRRGRETVGDLDFLVDASDVASVMDHLGEFDDVADVIARGDTKMSVRLDSGMQVDLRVVPTESFGAALQYFTGSKEHNVVLRSMAKDRGLKINEWGVFRVDGDNEEYLAGAQEADVYAALDLPCYPPELRENRGEFDYTSKKDLPKLLELDDLVADLHMHTTATDGKQTIREMVAAAQQRGLKYIAITDHSKRVTMARGLDADRLRTQWDEIDKVNDEVEGILVLKGIECDILEKGGMDLPDDVLAEADWVVASVHYGQNQERQQITDRILGALENRWVSAIAHPTGRLINKRDRYAVDLEAVMQAAKANGKLLELNANPARLDLDDVHCARAKQLGIPIVINSDAHSIHGLDVLRYGVLQARRAGLTAKDVANTRSWKAMSKLIKRG is encoded by the coding sequence ATGGACAACCGCGAGATTGCTGCTGTGTTTGAGAAAATGGCCGACCTTCTGGAGTTCCAGGGGGCCAATCCGTTTCGCGTCCGGGCGTACCGGAACGGTTCGCGGCGGTTGCAGGACCTGCCCGACTCGATTGCGGTGTTGGTCGAGCAGGAGAGCGACCTGACCAAGCTCGATGGCATCGGTAAGGACCTGGCCGAGAAGATCGCCACGCTGGTCAAAACCGGCAGCCTGCCGCAGCTCGAAGAGCTGCTGGCCGAGATTCCGGAGGGGGTGCTCGCGTTGATGCGCATCCCGGGGCTGGGGCCAAAGAAAGCTTCGGTGATCTACAAAGAGTTGGGGGTCGAAACGTTGGAACAACTTCGCGAGGCGTGCGAAGCCGAGAAGGTGCGCGATCTCAAAGGCTTCGGTGCGAAGACCGAGAAGACCATCATGGATGGCATTGCCCTGGCCGAGCGGGCGGGCGAGCGGGTGTACTGGGCCACGGCCGATGAGATCGTGCAGCGCATTCACGAGCACCTGCAAAACTGTAAAGCGGTGGAGCAACTGGCCGTTGCCGGCAGCTACCGACGGGGTCGCGAAACGGTTGGTGATCTTGATTTTCTGGTCGACGCGAGCGACGTCGCGTCGGTGATGGATCATCTCGGCGAATTCGACGACGTGGCCGACGTCATCGCCCGCGGCGATACGAAAATGTCGGTGCGGCTCGACTCGGGCATGCAGGTCGACCTGCGGGTGGTGCCGACCGAGTCGTTCGGGGCCGCGCTGCAGTACTTCACCGGCTCGAAGGAACACAACGTCGTCCTCCGCAGCATGGCCAAAGATCGCGGATTGAAGATCAACGAGTGGGGCGTATTTCGAGTCGATGGCGACAACGAGGAGTACCTGGCCGGCGCGCAGGAAGCCGACGTGTATGCGGCGCTCGACTTGCCGTGCTATCCGCCAGAGTTGCGTGAGAACCGCGGTGAGTTCGACTACACCAGCAAGAAAGACCTGCCCAAACTGCTAGAGCTCGACGACCTGGTGGCCGACCTGCATATGCACACCACTGCGACCGATGGCAAGCAAACCATCCGCGAAATGGTAGCGGCCGCCCAGCAGCGAGGGCTCAAGTACATTGCGATTACCGATCACTCGAAGCGGGTGACCATGGCTCGCGGGCTCGATGCCGATCGCCTAAGAACGCAGTGGGACGAGATCGACAAGGTCAACGACGAAGTCGAAGGCATCCTGGTGCTTAAAGGGATCGAGTGCGACATCCTCGAAAAAGGTGGAATGGACCTGCCGGACGATGTGCTGGCCGAGGCCGACTGGGTGGTTGCAAGCGTGCACTACGGACAGAACCAGGAGCGGCAGCAGATTACCGATCGCATTCTTGGTGCGCTCGAAAACCGCTGGGTATCGGCCATCGCCCACCCGACGGGCCGGTTGATCAACAAGCGCGATCGCTACGCGGTCGACCTCGAAGCAGTAATGCAGGCGGCCAAGGCAAACGGCAAGCTACTGGAACTGAACGCTAACCCTGCGCGACTCGATCTAGACGATGTGCACTGCGCCCGCGCGAAACAGCTAGGCATTCCGATCGTGATCAACAGCGACGCGCACAGCATTCACGGGCTCGACGTACTGCGTTACGGCGTGCTGCAAGCCCGGCGAGCCGGACTAACGGCAAAGGATGTCGCGAACACACGCAGCTGGAAAGCGATGAGCAAGCTCATTAAGCGAGGCTGA
- a CDS encoding type II toxin-antitoxin system VapC family toxin, translated as MRILLDTHALLWYAADSPKLSGAARSLIESDENEKCLSIASCWEIAIKVSLGKLTLPTSIEKFFSVPLASSKWSLLSPGIDEMVIVSELPFHHRDPFDRLLVAQAISESLPLVSNDSLLDQYSIDRKW; from the coding sequence GTGAGAATTCTGCTCGATACACACGCCTTGCTCTGGTATGCGGCCGACAGCCCGAAGCTAAGCGGGGCGGCACGGTCGCTTATCGAAAGCGATGAGAACGAAAAGTGTTTGAGTATCGCTTCGTGTTGGGAAATTGCCATCAAAGTGAGCCTCGGCAAACTGACGCTACCAACGAGCATTGAGAAGTTCTTTTCCGTTCCCCTGGCCTCGTCGAAGTGGAGTCTCCTCTCGCCGGGAATCGATGAGATGGTGATCGTCAGCGAACTTCCGTTCCACCATCGCGATCCTTTCGATAGGCTCCTTGTAGCACAGGCCATCTCGGAGAGTTTGCCGCTTGTCAGTAATGACAGCCTGCTGGACCAGTACTCCATTGACCGCAAGTGGTGA